The following proteins are encoded in a genomic region of Magnolia sinica isolate HGM2019 chromosome 1, MsV1, whole genome shotgun sequence:
- the LOC131220919 gene encoding zinc finger A20 and AN1 domain-containing stress-associated protein 5-like, translating to MAQREEETEFKVPETLTLCINNCGFPDKPKTASIRSLERGKPAAAVQNRPSEPVEMEAPVRQVNRCSGCRRKVGLTGFRCRCGDLFCSDHRYSDRHVCSYDYKTAGREAIARENPVVKAAKIVRV from the coding sequence ATGGCACAACGAGAGGAAGAGACTGAATTCAAGGTCCCAGAAACCCTCACCCTCTGCATCAACAACTGCGGATTTCCTGACAAGCCCAAGACCGCCTCGATCCGCTCCTTGGAGAGGGGAAAACCGGCTGCGGCCGTACAGAACCGGCCGTCCGAGCCGGTGGAGATGGAGGCTCCAGTCCGCCAGGTGAACCGGTGCTCGGGTTGCCGGAGGAAGGTGGGGTTGACCGGGTTCCGCTGCCGGTGCGGAGATCTCTTCTGTTCGGATCACCGGTATTCGGATCGGCACGTGTGTAGCTACGATTACAAGACTGCAGGAAGGGAGGCGATCGCCCGGGAAAATCCGGTGGTGAAAGCGGCGAAGATCGTTAGGGTTTGA